Proteins found in one Homalodisca vitripennis isolate AUS2020 chromosome 4, UT_GWSS_2.1, whole genome shotgun sequence genomic segment:
- the LOC124360728 gene encoding nucleolar and coiled-body phosphoprotein 1-like encodes MSAMSASPVKPPVLPPTGVTVPPPVATSPPKVGLMPIPATLTIAPSKPTNMNHAAMPLSLIADHKIPPQFPIQTQPGVPSTTVQPISQPLPRTPEKPKELSPPVTVLPKPTSNGMESLTPPNLIPTPAVPEAQISAVPQKIEQTATTEASDKAESQTPSETVTEPPTIAAAPQSEPEIEKKEETAATKLSEPVNNGDTQLPPLPVATTTQETVSPAPTPTTASAPTPAPEQPPTVTPSVSRTEAPVPHSKPEIKVATIPRQATKRKRELKVPPVTPEIKKEGKDDDRKSKRVRLPTQPYQSPLPELNMIAKISKSTKSTPTKAADDKLIVFYKNEFLAVRNAEGGFYVCQAMQNIYKSSPRIRIRWLSQEEGKDTYSPDFYDHTDFDCILTNLNLDKVEKEKFRLPQVEQQRTESILKRALDVEKGVSEKPPVTEEHPDGLDLSLFRDESQLKKSSKSRSRNSSKKSNSAKSDGAESAPDDDDDDEDDDEEEDDEEEAEDEEEEKKAKKETAPKTSKRKKKTAKKKPPSPEKKATAKTTSSGNKSTVQTSKKKTEARGNSKRKSSVSSNLQPAEKRARKSDTSSQSSERTNKTRSAEAVVGTKSRRDRRAQSRK; translated from the exons ATGAGTGCCATGAGTGCTTCGCCAGTGAAACCCCCCGTTTTACCTCCTACTGGAGTGACTGTGCCTCCTCCGGTTGCCACTTCACCTCCTAAAGTGGGACTCATGCCAATTCCTGCTACACTGACCATAGCACCATCAAAACCTACTAATATGAACCATGCAGCAATGCCTCTTAGTTTGATAGCAGATCATAAAATTCCTCCTCAATTTCCAATTCAAACTCAACCAGGAGTTCCATCGACTACTGTGCAGCCAATATCCCAGCCCTTACCTCGAACACCAGAGAAACCAAAAGAATTATCCCCTCCAGTCACAGTGCTGCCAAAACCAACATCAAATGGCATGGAGAGCTTGACACCCCCCAACCTGATTCCAACTCCAGCTGTCCCAGAGGCACAAATATCTGCTGTACCCCAGAAAATAGAACAGACAGCCACAACAGAAGCATCTGATAAAGCAGAATCACAAACACCTTCTGAAACTGTAACAGAACCACCTACCATAGCAGCAGCCCCCCAAAGTGAACCAG AAATTGAGAAAAAAGAAGAAACAGCTGCTACAAAGTTGTCTGAGCCTGTCAACAATGGAGATACACAGCTACCACCACTTCCAGTAGCAACAACTACTCAGGAGACTGTGTCGCCTGCTCCGACCCCAACCACTGCCAGTGCCCCTACCCCTGCCCCTGAACAGCCCCCCACAGTTACCCCATCAGTGTCGAGAACAGAGGCTCCAGTACCTCACTCCAAGCCAGAGATTAAAGTGGCTACAATTCCAAGACAGGCTACTAAGAGAAAGCGTGAACTTAaa GTACCACCTGTAACtccagaaattaaaaaagaaggcAAAGATGATGACCGCAAGTCAAAGAGAGTACGTCTTCCGACTCAACCTTATCAGAGTCCTCTTCCAGAACTAAACATGATTGCCAAAATCAGTAAATCTACCAAGTCTACACCAACCAAGGCAGCTGATGATaaacttattgtattttacaa AAATGAGTTTTTGGCAGTGCGTAATGCAGAGGGAGGATTTTATGTATGTCAAGCAatgcaaaatatatacaaaagtagTCCACGCATTCGTATTCGATGGCTTTCACAAGAGGAGGGAAAGGATACATATTCTCCAGATTTTTATGATCACACAG ACTTTGACTGCATATTAACGAACTTGAATTTGGAtaaagtagaaaaagaaaaatttagattgCCACAGGTGGAACAACAACGCACCGAAAGTATACTTAAACGAGCATTGGATGTGGAGAAAGGTGTTTCTGAAAAACCACCTGTTACAGAGGAACATCCTGATGGTT TGGATCTTTCTCTTTTCCGTGATGAATCCCAGCTGAAGAAATCATCAAAAAGTCGTTCTAGAAATTCATCAAAGAAATCAAATTCGGCCAAATCTGATGGTGCAGAATCTGCTCCAgatgatgatgacgatgatgaggATGATGATGAGGAGGAGGACGATGAAGAAGAAGCggaagatgaagaagaagaaaagaaagctAAGAAAGAAACCGCTCCAAAAACgagtaaaagaaagaaaaaaacagcCAAAAAGAAACCACCATCTCCTGAGAAAAAAGCCACAGCCAAGACTACTAGCAGTGGAAATAAAAGTACAGTCCAAACTTCTAAAAAGAAAACTGAAGCAAGAGGAAATAGCAAAAGAAAATCTTCTGTCTCATCAAATTTACAACCAGCAGAAAAACGAGCGAGGAAATCTGATACAAGCTCACAATCTTCCGAAAGAACAAACAAAACGAGAA